Genomic segment of Paenalkalicoccus suaedae:
TGTCTCATTCAGTAATAGGAATACTGCTACAGAGCCGATCATAAATAGTCCGATTACGACACCGAAAACAGCTAACATTTTCGTACGAAGTTTCCAATTCATTATAGTTTTCATCCCACCATCGTCCCCCTGCTTCCAAATATCCATCAATCTTATAGTTAATAGTACCTAATATTTATTTTTTATACAAGGTGTTTGTTGAGAAATCTGACTATATGAATAAAAATACCTACCTTTTTATTATAGAAGATGCGGTATAATGACGGTTAGTTAATGGAGGTATTTATTTTTATGAAAAACATTGCCGGCATAAGCCTAAGCATAGGGATCGCTGTAATAGCTTCATTTATTGGAGCAAAGTTCCCTGTTGTCGGTGGAGCTGTTATTGCTATCTTTATAGGGATACTTATTCGCAATACAATTGGTTTATCTGGGATTTTTTCACCAGGAGTATCCTTTACGTTAAAAACGCTTCTCAAGGTCGCTATCGTTTTATTAGGGTTTGGTTTTAGTTTTCAAGCGTTAGCTAGTACGAAAGGCATAACTATTGCTATTGTGTTACTCTCCTTTGCCATCGGCTTTGGACTAACGTTCTTATTAACAAAAATAGCGAAGCTTCAAGGGGCAACTCCGCTACTAATTAGCGCAGGGACAGCTATTTGTGGAGGAACAGCAATTGCATCGACTGGGCCAGTACTTCGGGCGCGCCAAGACGAGGTAGCGTATGCAATGAATACGATTTTTCTATTCAATGTGCTTGCTGTCTTGTTTTATCCGATACTCGGGCAACTGATAGGACTCTCAGGCGAGCAGTTTGGCGTGTGGGCAGGAGCTGCAATTCACGATACATCATCTGTTGTAGCTGCCGGATATTCGTTTAGTGATGAAGCTGGTGAAGCGTCCGTCGTGGCAAAGCTTGCTCGCACACTTATGCTCGTTCCAGTCGTCTTTCTGTTTGCACTCTGGACGTCTATTTCTCACGCGCAAAAAGAGCCTGAAATCCCTGTTGTAAAATCTGCGATAAAAGCATTCCCAGTGTTTATTCTCTTTTTTATCGGTGCAGTAACGATTCAGAGCACAGCACCACTTCCGCAATTGTTTGTCGATGTATCAGACACGATTGCCAAATTCCTGATCGTCATGGTGATGGTCAGCGTAGGACTGGGCACCGACCTACGACAAATGAAGCAGGCGGGTCCTACAGCCCTGCTCATTGGATTTATCTCTTCGATCGTCATGGGTGGCGTGAGTCTATGGCTCATTCTTCTCTTCCTTTAAGAAAATAGGGGAACGGTGCATCAAAATAGTGTTTGAGGTGAAAGTATGGATATTAGTTTATTTATTTTAATAGCGGTAGGGACACTCGTCCTCGTTTTAACCGTATCGACAGTAGTAGGGGTTATTTTTTACAAAAAAGCGAATAAGTCAGAAGAGCATAAGCTACATACGCAACAAGCAGAAGCTATGGTAGAGGAAATTATGCCGGAGCTTCAAAATGGCTGGATTGAAGTGCGCTTTCTCTTATCAGACTCGTCTGATCAGGTAACGTTAAAACTATTAGACCATGAGGTTACTTCTCTACAAGTTGGTCAAACTGGTGTCGTCACCTATCAGGATGATCGGTTTTTAACATTTGTAGAAGCGTCGTAAAGAAGGGGAGACAACATCATGAAATGGGTAAAGCGCATAGCGCTTATTATAGTAAGTTTAGTGATTCTTGCTGTTGGAGGATTTTTAATATGGACGCAACTAACCTATGATGCCACAGCCGAGATAGAATTGTTATACGGCGAGACACAGCCAAGTGGGGAAGATTTGCTCACATTTTCACCTAATGAAGCGAACGGACAGGGAATCATTTTGTATCCAGGAGCAAAGGTAGAACCAGAAGCATATGGCGTGATTGGATCTAGGCTCGCAGAGGAAGGGTACACCGTTTTTATTCCAAAGGTGACATTGAATATCGCCTTCTTTGACATTAATAAAGCCGAGGAGATTCAGGCTGCTCATCCAGAGATTCTTACTTGGGTGGTCGGTGGGCATTCTCTAGGAGGAGTAGCGGCCGCCTCATTTGCCTATGAAAATGAAGTAGC
This window contains:
- a CDS encoding YeiH family protein codes for the protein MKNIAGISLSIGIAVIASFIGAKFPVVGGAVIAIFIGILIRNTIGLSGIFSPGVSFTLKTLLKVAIVLLGFGFSFQALASTKGITIAIVLLSFAIGFGLTFLLTKIAKLQGATPLLISAGTAICGGTAIASTGPVLRARQDEVAYAMNTIFLFNVLAVLFYPILGQLIGLSGEQFGVWAGAAIHDTSSVVAAGYSFSDEAGEASVVAKLARTLMLVPVVFLFALWTSISHAQKEPEIPVVKSAIKAFPVFILFFIGAVTIQSTAPLPQLFVDVSDTIAKFLIVMVMVSVGLGTDLRQMKQAGPTALLIGFISSIVMGGVSLWLILLFL
- a CDS encoding alpha/beta hydrolase, whose translation is MKWVKRIALIIVSLVILAVGGFLIWTQLTYDATAEIELLYGETQPSGEDLLTFSPNEANGQGIILYPGAKVEPEAYGVIGSRLAEEGYTVFIPKVTLNIAFFDINKAEEIQAAHPEILTWVVGGHSLGGVAAASFAYENEVAGVFFLASYPQSSNDFSETATPMISIYGEDDGLTSPEDIESSRPLFSDEAIFYEIEGGNHAQFGVYGEQRGDNPASITVAEQQEEVVNALLNWLEEF